Proteins encoded in a region of the Melospiza georgiana isolate bMelGeo1 chromosome 2, bMelGeo1.pri, whole genome shotgun sequence genome:
- the HHLA2 gene encoding HERV-H LTR-associating protein 2, with the protein MKGQNIPAVMICVFHISATLWGFTEQEEVTGLFSKDCILPCRFTPGHDEVIHWSKENKNVHSYYQQKDQLGAQDPHYRLRTHLFHENIPSGNASLKLSNLTMTDQGSYTCYVGTAQHQTEVEVQLRVKAPSSYALEYQKTNTERRLKCYAFLTYPAPTMSWVQGSTYIQETDREETRNGVLYSLRSDKDIINVTDTYQCHIHLDHEVWAAEWKMQDHLPKVEGESTVIACEHGLDTASTDGFSVVWTLHRNAVTSVLASFNGTSHSHQPRVQLNESDFSLRLDHLTAGDSGEYLCNISTPLYTKLAVTTLHVENSGNTWKIVLGVLCAVVAVVTIAAVLCYLKKKKKRGIIQRP; encoded by the exons GTTTTACAGAACAGGAAGAAGTAACAGGACTTTTTTCCAAGGATTGCATCCTCCCTTGTCGTTTCACACCTGGGCATGATGAAGTAATTCACTGGagcaaagagaacaaaaatgtGCACAGTTACTACCAGCAGAAGGATCAGCTGGGAGCACAAGATCCACATTACAGACTCAGAACACACCTTTTCCATGAGAACATCCCTAGTGGAAATGCCTCCTTGAAACTTAGTAACCTGACCATGACTGACCAGGGCTCTTATACCTGCTACGTGGGAACAGCCCAACATCAAACAGAAGTGGAAGTGCAACTACGAGTTAAAG CTCCTTCTTCTTATGCACTGGAATACCAAAAGACAAACACAGAAAGGAGACTGAAGTGCTATGCTTTTCTCACTTATCCAGCACCAACTATGTCTTGGGTACAGGGCAGTACATACATCCAGGAGACAGATCGGGAGGAAACTAGGAATGGAGTTCTCTATTCTCTTAGAAGTGACAAGGACATTATAAATGTGACAGATACTTACCAATGTCATATTCATTTGGATCATGAAGTGTGGGCTGCTGAATGGAAGATGCAAG ACCACCTGCCCAAGGTGGAAGGAGAGAGCACCGTAATTGCTTGTGAACACGGCCTTGACACTGCAAGCACTGATGGTTTCAGTGTTGTCTGGACATTGCACAGAAATGCAGTGACCTCAGTCCTGGCCTCCTTCAATGGCACATCTCACTCTCACCAGCCTCGAGTCCAGCTTAATGAAAGTGACTTTTCGCTGAGGCTGGATCATCTTACTGCAGGCGACAGTGGAGAATATCTGTGTAATATTTCAACACCTCTCTACACAAAACTTGCTGTGACAACTTTGCATGTCG aaaattcagGTAACACTTGGAAAATTGTGCTAGGAGTGCTTTgtgctgtggtggcagtggtgaCAATAGCAGCGGTACTTTGCTATCTCAAG